In a genomic window of bacterium:
- a CDS encoding M55 family metallopeptidase → MKIYIQTDIEGIGGYVFFENRKDKSIENYEHRMRMKKLLTNEVNSAVKASFDAGASYVVINDSHGCSYNILFEELDPRCEIIHGRASSGPHWLTDLDSSFDAMVLIGMHAMAGEENAVCPHSKWAVNNGALYLSEASMAAAIAGDKGVPTVFISGDQTITKEVKEKIPKIEIGVVKHSYGPYYARSVMPQKACEIIYQGVKHGIINRKKVSPYKIQGRVFLNLLERLNPSIKRKRLKKDVVADTITEAFDKAVAQFPWTNYRLQKIDGFQYPSIGYQGNHGKIEGKRKRTSENQEKK, encoded by the coding sequence ATGAAAATTTATATTCAAACTGATATCGAAGGAATAGGAGGTTATGTATTCTTTGAAAATAGGAAGGATAAAAGTATTGAAAATTATGAACATCGAATGAGAATGAAGAAATTGCTTACCAATGAGGTCAACTCGGCAGTTAAAGCCTCTTTTGATGCAGGAGCCAGCTATGTTGTGATAAATGACAGCCATGGATGTTCTTATAATATCCTATTTGAGGAACTTGATCCGCGTTGTGAAATTATTCATGGCAGAGCTAGTTCTGGACCACATTGGTTAACTGATCTTGATTCATCATTTGATGCCATGGTATTGATTGGAATGCATGCTATGGCAGGAGAAGAAAACGCCGTTTGTCCACATAGTAAATGGGCGGTGAATAACGGCGCTCTCTATCTAAGTGAAGCTAGTATGGCAGCAGCAATAGCTGGAGATAAAGGAGTTCCAACAGTGTTTATCAGTGGAGACCAAACTATAACCAAAGAAGTAAAAGAGAAAATCCCCAAAATAGAAATTGGAGTAGTTAAACATTCCTATGGCCCTTACTATGCTAGAAGTGTTATGCCTCAAAAGGCCTGTGAAATTATTTATCAAGGAGTTAAACATGGAATCATCAATAGAAAGAAAGTTTCGCCCTATAAGATTCAAGGACGAGTTTTTCTAAATCTATTGGAACGGCTTAACCCAAGTATAAAGAGAAAAAGACTAAAAAAGGATGTAGTGGCAGACACAATAACCGAGGCTTTTGATAAAGCAGTAGCTCAATTTCCGTGGACTAATTACAGGCTACAGAAAATTGACGGATTTCAGTATCCATCTATAGGTTACCAAGGAAATCATGGGAAAATAGAAGGGAAAAGAAAAAGAACTTCAGAAAATCAGGAGAAAAAATAG
- a CDS encoding sugar phosphate isomerase/epimerase, which translates to MEYCVFSKSFQTMEAEELGKTMVKLGVDGVDLTVRKGGHVQPDQVKYELARFQEILTKQGVKISMLTTAIVEMNDETRNIVETAAKLNIKYIKLGYWKYKGFGYYKEQVKEVKKTLADLEPIFRDNGVKACFHNHSGMNMGLNVNHVLRLIENCDSEVIGVYYDVGHSTIEGSSCGWMMDLDLAKDRIFMIAIKDMAWFRIGGQNEDKKGWMMKMVPLEAGLVDWRKFVECLNQIKFDGPVSFHSEYNGGHSWKHLTSEEIVEQTGCDLNYFRFFTEKK; encoded by the coding sequence ATGGAATATTGTGTTTTTTCTAAGAGCTTTCAGACTATGGAGGCTGAGGAACTGGGAAAGACTATGGTTAAGTTAGGGGTGGATGGCGTGGATTTGACTGTCAGAAAAGGGGGACATGTCCAGCCAGATCAGGTTAAATACGAACTAGCCCGTTTTCAGGAGATTTTGACCAAGCAGGGAGTAAAAATTTCCATGTTAACAACTGCAATTGTAGAAATGAATGACGAGACCCGAAACATCGTAGAGACAGCTGCTAAATTAAATATCAAATATATCAAATTAGGCTACTGGAAATATAAGGGATTTGGATATTATAAAGAACAGGTGAAAGAAGTAAAAAAGACGTTAGCTGACTTAGAGCCGATATTTCGAGATAATGGAGTTAAAGCATGTTTTCATAATCATTCTGGTATGAATATGGGGCTTAATGTTAATCACGTGCTCCGTCTCATAGAAAATTGTGATTCGGAGGTGATAGGAGTATATTATGACGTGGGACATAGTACGATTGAAGGTTCCAGTTGTGGCTGGATGATGGATCTGGATTTAGCTAAAGACCGTATTTTCATGATAGCAATTAAAGATATGGCATGGTTTCGAATTGGTGGGCAGAATGAGGATAAAAAAGGCTGGATGATGAAGATGGTACCCTTAGAAGCTGGTTTAGTTGATTGGCGCAAATTTGTTGAGTGTTTAAATCAAATAAAATTTGATGGACCTGTATCCTTCCATTCGGAATATAATGGAGGGCACAGCTGGAAACACCTAACATCTGAAGAAATAGTAGAGCAAACAGGGTGTGATTTAAATTATTTCCGCTTTTTTACAGAGAAAAAGTAG
- a CDS encoding zinc-binding alcohol dehydrogenase, which yields MIQKRKYVVRNEKGVISVEEGPVPKPGRGEVLVKVHASLISPGTELGGVIKARKNPGNKKLKTAFGYSNAGEVIDVGQRCKDIKIGTKVACMGTGAFHTSYACVPRNLCVTIPEGVSYQEATFACLGATALQAIRRAELQLGENVAVLGLGIIGQICSQLAEIAGCHVISWDSLPLRLKKAEKIVDQVVNIRGNDAVSLTDEFTRGYGIDAGFICFGGEATEAFKQLVACMKTTPDTHKMGRIVIVGGASITHTFAARLGNLDVLSSARTGPGYHDESWEHGRDYPSVFVRWTTQRNLEEILRWIKRKKIDVKSLITDEVPLIQAPEICEKLIQHPDQVLGVILRP from the coding sequence ATGATTCAAAAGAGAAAATATGTTGTAAGAAATGAAAAGGGAGTCATATCAGTGGAAGAGGGACCAGTTCCAAAACCTGGCCGTGGAGAAGTTCTTGTAAAAGTACATGCTAGTCTAATCAGTCCGGGAACAGAGCTTGGCGGAGTAATAAAAGCACGAAAAAATCCCGGTAATAAAAAGCTAAAGACTGCTTTTGGTTATAGTAATGCTGGGGAAGTCATAGATGTCGGTCAAAGATGTAAGGATATAAAAATTGGAACCAAGGTAGCTTGTATGGGAACTGGAGCTTTTCATACCAGCTATGCTTGTGTGCCTCGTAATTTGTGCGTTACTATTCCTGAGGGAGTAAGCTATCAAGAAGCAACTTTTGCATGTCTTGGAGCAACTGCGCTTCAGGCAATACGAAGAGCAGAATTACAACTTGGCGAAAACGTGGCTGTATTAGGGTTGGGAATTATTGGGCAGATATGTTCTCAACTGGCTGAGATTGCAGGATGTCACGTTATAAGCTGGGATAGCTTACCTCTGCGTTTGAAAAAGGCAGAAAAGATAGTTGATCAAGTAGTAAACATAAGAGGAAACGATGCTGTTTCCCTGACGGATGAATTTACACGTGGCTATGGAATTGATGCAGGATTTATCTGCTTTGGCGGCGAGGCGACAGAAGCATTTAAGCAATTAGTCGCGTGCATGAAAACTACGCCCGATACTCATAAAATGGGACGGATTGTTATTGTTGGAGGAGCAAGCATCACTCATACCTTTGCAGCAAGACTCGGCAATCTGGATGTTCTAAGCTCAGCTCGAACAGGACCTGGATATCACGATGAATCTTGGGAACATGGTCGTGATTATCCATCTGTTTTTGTTAGGTGGACTACACAGCGTAATCTCGAAGAAATTTTGCGATGGATAAAGAGAAAAAAAATAGATGTCAAGTCTCTTATTACTGACGAAGTGCCGCTCATTCAGGCACCAGAAATATGCGAAAAATTAATTCAGCATCCTGACCAAGTATTGGGAGTGATATTACGACCATAA
- a CDS encoding L-alanine-DL-glutamate epimerase gives MSGKEIKIEKVNCNFEREPFIRPFGFKGGYITEAWQSISSLTSSSGKTGLGLETQSVLWSDASVFSSHSESGGNALMFAMTEFALKRAKELAFSNPIKLLEELVPQVHEYGKKITNNPDLRLTFALNSLVGVDNAAWMLFAKENNITNFDDMIPEEYRASLSYRHKKVASIPLMAYAVPLKEIVDAVKDGYFFLKVKIGSDPDKDGDREKMLQWDMKRIEEIHKAVGDTRIEHTKDGKIPYYFDANGRYDTKKRLQRLLDHTKKIGAFDQIAIVEEPFPEEYEVDVSDLGVRIAADESAHSDKDAKRRIDMGYGAIALKPIAKTLSMSLKILKVAHEAKVPCFCADLTVTPILVDWNKNVAARIAPLPGMSIGVLETNGHQNYKRWDELLRFHPCSGAEWMKTKDGLFNLDDDFYNQSGGILKISEHYQSLVV, from the coding sequence ATGTCTGGGAAAGAAATCAAAATAGAAAAAGTAAACTGCAATTTTGAAAGAGAACCATTTATCAGACCTTTTGGATTTAAGGGTGGTTATATCACTGAAGCGTGGCAATCCATTTCATCTCTAACCAGTTCATCAGGCAAAACCGGTCTGGGTCTTGAAACGCAAAGCGTACTCTGGAGTGATGCCTCAGTATTTTCCTCTCATAGTGAATCAGGCGGGAATGCCTTGATGTTCGCTATGACGGAATTTGCTTTGAAACGAGCCAAAGAACTTGCGTTTTCTAATCCTATTAAGCTATTGGAAGAACTAGTTCCTCAGGTACATGAGTATGGTAAAAAGATAACAAATAACCCTGATTTAAGACTGACATTTGCATTAAACTCACTTGTTGGAGTTGACAACGCTGCATGGATGTTGTTTGCAAAAGAAAATAATATTACGAATTTTGATGATATGATACCTGAAGAGTACAGAGCCTCTCTGTCATACAGACATAAAAAAGTTGCGAGTATTCCATTAATGGCTTATGCAGTTCCTTTGAAGGAAATTGTGGATGCTGTAAAGGATGGTTATTTCTTTTTAAAAGTAAAAATAGGTTCTGATCCTGATAAGGATGGAGACAGAGAAAAGATGCTTCAGTGGGATATGAAGCGGATTGAAGAAATACATAAAGCAGTTGGAGACACAAGGATTGAGCATACGAAGGATGGTAAGATTCCATATTACTTTGATGCAAATGGCCGTTATGACACAAAGAAAAGGTTACAGAGGCTTCTTGACCATACAAAGAAGATAGGAGCATTTGACCAGATTGCAATCGTTGAAGAACCTTTCCCTGAGGAATATGAAGTAGATGTTAGTGACCTTGGAGTAAGGATTGCAGCTGATGAAAGCGCTCATTCTGACAAAGACGCTAAGAGGCGTATAGACATGGGCTATGGTGCAATTGCCCTTAAACCAATTGCAAAAACTCTGAGCATGAGCCTGAAAATTCTTAAAGTTGCACATGAAGCAAAAGTTCCGTGTTTTTGTGCAGACTTGACAGTTACTCCTATTCTAGTAGATTGGAATAAAAATGTAGCTGCAAGGATTGCGCCTTTACCTGGTATGAGTATAGGAGTGCTTGAAACAAATGGACATCAGAACTACAAGCGATGGGATGAGCTTCTAAGGTTCCATCCGTGTTCAGGAGCTGAATGGATGAAAACAAAAGACGGCTTATTTAACTTGGATGATGATTTTTACAACCAGAGTGGCGGAATTCTCAAAATATCAGAACACTATCAAAGTTTAGTAGTATAA
- a CDS encoding YicC family protein produces MLHSMTGFGSAEVCSKFGYFLIEIQSLNSRFCDIVVKLPSELSMFEIRLRKLIEKKLIRGRISFLLKWTRSDDFQLPHINKTLAKIYSDRLMLLKKELKLTGEIDIQTLMRFEGVIYTEDAKIQGEKVWADLEKGINKALNSVNLMRMKEGTLLQKNIIKYVNSIKRSIKKIENRQPIVLKKSREKLIKSMKETLKKLNIGDLGTIDKEKFLHGLPIYTNFTDISEEITRIRSHIHQFLSLVNSSKITGRNLDFIVQELNREINTLGSKANDVIIAREAITVKNKLEKIKEQIQNVL; encoded by the coding sequence ATGCTACATAGCATGACAGGATTTGGAAGCGCAGAAGTGTGCTCTAAGTTTGGATACTTTCTAATAGAGATTCAAAGTCTAAATTCCAGGTTTTGCGATATTGTTGTAAAACTTCCCAGCGAGCTCTCAATGTTTGAGATAAGACTAAGGAAACTAATTGAAAAAAAACTTATTCGCGGAAGGATTAGTTTTCTTCTCAAATGGACTAGATCTGATGACTTCCAACTTCCTCACATTAATAAAACACTAGCGAAAATCTACTCTGATAGGCTAATGCTATTGAAAAAAGAACTTAAATTAACAGGGGAGATAGACATTCAAACACTGATGCGCTTTGAGGGCGTTATATACACTGAAGACGCGAAAATACAAGGGGAAAAGGTATGGGCTGACCTAGAAAAGGGCATTAATAAGGCTCTGAATAGCGTTAATCTGATGCGTATGAAGGAAGGCACACTACTTCAGAAAAACATAATAAAATATGTAAATAGTATAAAAAGAAGCATTAAAAAAATAGAAAACAGACAGCCAATTGTACTTAAAAAATCCAGAGAAAAACTAATCAAAAGCATGAAAGAAACATTGAAGAAGTTAAATATCGGTGACTTAGGAACAATAGACAAAGAGAAGTTTCTGCATGGACTACCAATATACACTAATTTTACGGACATTTCCGAAGAGATTACAAGAATAAGAAGCCACATACACCAGTTCTTAAGTTTGGTTAATTCGTCTAAAATAACTGGAAGGAATCTTGATTTTATAGTTCAGGAACTCAACAGAGAAATAAATACACTAGGCTCAAAAGCGAATGACGTAATTATTGCTAGAGAGGCCATAACAGTAAAAAACAAACTGGAAAAAATAAAGGAGCAGATACAAAATGTCCTCTAA